From a single Pelobacter seleniigenes DSM 18267 genomic region:
- a CDS encoding LVIVD repeat-containing protein, whose translation MKISKLVVLFLALAGLLGAVLVAVWYWPTRFSQEELSLTFVKAAPMSGGGSQLTLDLTGTGFDRETSVNLLVSIDNNQAVVGSFPLPGIFNESLVYGHMLYLGSNNDGLKVLDLSNPRQPRLLGDYLAGRRVVHINRSGELMFVAHGKLGVSVMKIQPDGLLTHAADIPTRHIITKTIYRDGLLYAAAGDDGLLVFDVTQLSHIHLVKQMAAGEFITDLAMSGDFLFLVSPHLSGLKIIDLRTPERTKVMPTFPLAETPRQITFMNDLLYVATSHGISVFAVESAGRLVFKQHLTDFVSAEKLFFGNQRVYISDSSSAVRILDLPRGRLSDGYLFASEIRSIAESGDYLYVVGSNTGILIVESKALIQKSSVKLIDTPGDAHDILVRDGVMYVADGRRGVALTELAAAGKALHGFSSFWGQALLAKGDLLFVAHGKQGIGVYDLSRPRSPVAIGRWPTLPARQLAMVGRYLVVANGIDGLSCIDYADIEALLVRDSLSDLQPLQIYSSGSLLYVTTKNKGLAIFELSTDGHFMLLSTLNLPFPMNYFDLPAGIEVAAGIAYIADGRSGLLVVDVSQPGKPEILASMALPGESKGLLVSGGMAYVISGQYGVTVVDIQRPAKPRVVGRYKVAGLSRRLAQDNGYLYLTRSKGGVLVVPLPVPAEKIELISNEHLRASFPAPTVPGAYDLQVGRRAELVIEQGYLDYP comes from the coding sequence ATGAAAATCAGTAAGCTGGTTGTATTATTTCTGGCCCTGGCCGGGCTGCTGGGGGCGGTGCTGGTTGCTGTCTGGTATTGGCCGACGCGTTTTTCTCAGGAAGAGCTGAGTCTGACCTTTGTTAAGGCCGCACCGATGTCGGGAGGAGGTTCCCAACTGACCCTGGATTTGACTGGCACGGGTTTTGATCGGGAAACCTCTGTTAATCTGTTGGTGAGCATTGATAACAACCAGGCGGTGGTCGGCTCTTTTCCTTTGCCCGGGATTTTTAACGAAAGCCTTGTTTATGGCCACATGCTTTATCTGGGCAGCAATAACGATGGACTCAAAGTTCTTGATTTAAGCAATCCCAGACAACCGCGACTGCTTGGCGACTATTTGGCGGGGCGCCGAGTGGTCCATATCAACCGGTCCGGAGAGCTGATGTTTGTCGCCCATGGCAAGCTCGGTGTATCGGTCATGAAAATCCAGCCGGATGGGTTGCTGACGCATGCAGCGGATATCCCGACCAGGCATATCATTACCAAGACCATCTATCGGGACGGTTTGCTCTATGCAGCTGCCGGAGATGACGGCCTGCTGGTGTTCGATGTGACGCAATTATCCCATATCCATTTGGTTAAACAGATGGCCGCAGGCGAGTTTATTACCGATCTGGCGATGTCCGGGGATTTTCTTTTTCTGGTGTCGCCACACCTGAGCGGGCTGAAAATTATCGATCTCAGGACTCCTGAACGGACGAAAGTCATGCCGACTTTCCCGCTGGCGGAAACCCCCAGGCAGATCACGTTCATGAACGATCTGCTGTATGTTGCGACCTCGCACGGTATTTCGGTTTTTGCTGTCGAGTCAGCAGGGCGATTGGTCTTTAAGCAGCATCTGACGGACTTCGTTTCTGCCGAAAAACTTTTTTTCGGCAACCAGCGGGTCTATATCTCTGATAGCTCTTCAGCTGTACGTATTCTGGATTTGCCACGGGGGCGGTTGTCCGATGGTTATCTGTTTGCAAGCGAGATTCGCTCAATTGCCGAGTCTGGTGACTATTTATATGTGGTCGGATCAAATACCGGCATTCTGATTGTTGAAAGTAAGGCGCTGATTCAAAAAAGCTCTGTCAAGTTGATTGATACTCCAGGCGACGCCCACGATATTCTGGTCCGTGATGGGGTGATGTATGTAGCCGATGGGCGCAGAGGCGTTGCGCTGACCGAACTCGCAGCTGCGGGCAAGGCATTGCATGGGTTCAGCTCCTTCTGGGGGCAGGCGCTGCTTGCCAAAGGTGATCTGCTGTTTGTCGCCCACGGTAAACAGGGGATCGGCGTGTACGATCTTTCCCGGCCCCGCTCGCCTGTTGCCATTGGGCGGTGGCCAACGCTGCCGGCGCGACAACTGGCCATGGTTGGCCGGTATCTGGTGGTTGCCAACGGAATCGATGGTCTGAGCTGTATCGATTATGCAGATATCGAGGCCCTTTTGGTGCGCGATTCTCTCTCCGATCTGCAGCCTCTGCAAATCTATTCGAGCGGCAGTCTGCTTTACGTCACCACCAAAAATAAAGGCTTGGCCATCTTCGAGTTGTCCACGGACGGACATTTCATGCTCCTCAGTACGCTGAATCTGCCGTTTCCAATGAATTATTTCGATCTGCCGGCAGGCATCGAGGTTGCCGCTGGTATCGCCTATATCGCGGACGGCCGTTCCGGGTTACTGGTGGTCGATGTCAGCCAGCCGGGCAAGCCGGAAATTTTGGCCTCGATGGCCCTGCCGGGCGAAAGCAAAGGGCTACTGGTCAGCGGTGGCATGGCCTATGTGATCAGTGGGCAGTACGGCGTGACGGTCGTCGATATTCAACGTCCGGCCAAGCCACGGGTCGTGGGGAGGTATAAAGTAGCGGGACTGTCCCGCAGGCTGGCCCAGGACAATGGTTACCTCTATTTGACGCGCAGTAAGGGCGGAGTTCTGGTGGTTCCTCTACCGGTCCCGGCTGAGAAGATTGAGTTGATCTCAAATGAGCATCTGCGCGCCAGCTTTCCCGCGCCGACGGTCCCGGGCGCATATGATCTGCAGGTCGGTCGCAGAGCCGAGTTGGTTATTGAACAGGGGTATTTGGATTATCCGTGA